In the Euphorbia lathyris chromosome 5, ddEupLath1.1, whole genome shotgun sequence genome, one interval contains:
- the LOC136230647 gene encoding glycine-rich protein 5-like, with amino-acid sequence MASKFLSFILVLALVAVVQQTNARNVPTVNNVATSNSNVPTDAGLNDQKNFVTYGGVGGFAGLGGNGLPFGGAGGLGGVTGLGGAGGLGGAGGLGGLGGLGGDGSGLGGLGGLGGLGGLGGGVGGVGGVGGGVGGGAGGGVGGGSGVLPYP; translated from the coding sequence ATGGCAAGCaagtttctttcttttattcttgtTCTTGCTCTAGTAGCAGTTGTCCAGCAGACTAATGCTAGAAACGTGCCCACTGTAAACAATGTGGCTACTTCCAACAGTAATGTGCCTACTGATGCTGGTTTAAATGACCAGAAGAACTTCGTTACCTATGGTGGCGTTGGTGGCTTTGCTGGACTCGGCGGTAATGGGCTTCCCTTCGGTGGTGCTGGTGGTCTCGGAGGAGTCACTGGACTTGGTGGTGCTGGTGGTCTAGGTGGTGCTGGTGGACTTGGTGGACTTGGAGGGCTAGGTGGTGATGGAAGTGGTTTAGGGGGTTTAGGAGGTTTAGGTGGTTTAGGTGGACTTGGTGGTGGTGTTGGCGGTGTTGGTGGTGTGGGTGGTGGCGTTGGAGGCGGTGCTGGTGGTGGAGTTGGGGGTGGAAGTGGTGTTCTTCCTTACCCTTGA